The following are from one region of the Pseudazoarcus pumilus genome:
- a CDS encoding FAD-dependent monooxygenase, translating into MTDTDVLVVGGGPAGLALALALARSGRRIIVADAREAGAVVDDPRALALAHGSRLILEELGVWQGLPATPIETIHVSQRGGFGRSVLRATELDVPALGHVVSAGALAGALRTAVEAAGVTLRDATRVEALAPGADNLTATLDGGHILTAQLAVRAEGGPGEGEAVKSRDYGQHALIATVQTRDDHANRAFERFTPEGPLALLPCGEDYASVLVVSRDTAEQLTTLDDAAYLARLQQTIGTRTMLTAVGPRVRYPLALRYRQSAAGPRTVWLGNAAQTLHPVAGQGFNLALRDVYTLARAVRDVADPGTADLIEAWARARRLDRAGTIGFTDALIRVFANETAPLRALRGAGLFALDLCPPARAFIARRMMFGARAWP; encoded by the coding sequence ATGACTGACACCGATGTGCTCGTCGTCGGCGGCGGCCCGGCCGGTCTTGCGCTGGCTTTGGCCCTGGCGCGCTCGGGCCGGCGCATCATCGTCGCCGACGCGCGCGAGGCCGGCGCGGTCGTCGACGATCCGCGCGCCCTGGCGCTGGCCCACGGCTCGCGCCTGATCCTCGAGGAACTGGGCGTGTGGCAGGGACTGCCCGCCACGCCGATCGAAACCATCCACGTTTCGCAGCGCGGCGGCTTCGGCCGCAGCGTGCTGCGCGCGACGGAGTTGGACGTGCCGGCACTCGGCCACGTGGTCTCGGCCGGCGCGCTGGCCGGTGCATTGCGCACCGCCGTCGAGGCCGCCGGCGTCACATTGCGCGACGCCACACGCGTCGAAGCGCTCGCGCCCGGCGCCGACAACCTCACCGCCACGCTCGACGGCGGCCACATCCTCACCGCGCAACTCGCCGTACGCGCCGAGGGCGGCCCCGGCGAGGGCGAAGCCGTGAAGAGCCGCGACTACGGCCAGCATGCACTGATCGCCACGGTGCAAACCCGCGACGACCACGCCAACCGGGCCTTCGAGCGCTTCACGCCGGAAGGCCCGCTGGCGCTGCTGCCCTGCGGCGAGGACTACGCCAGCGTGCTGGTGGTCTCGCGCGACACCGCCGAACAGCTGACCACGCTCGACGACGCGGCCTATCTGGCCCGTCTGCAGCAGACGATCGGCACGCGCACGATGCTCACCGCGGTGGGACCACGCGTGCGCTATCCGCTCGCGCTGCGCTACCGGCAGAGCGCTGCCGGGCCGCGCACGGTGTGGCTCGGCAACGCCGCGCAGACGCTGCATCCGGTCGCCGGCCAGGGGTTCAATCTGGCCCTGCGCGACGTCTACACCCTGGCCCGTGCCGTGCGCGACGTCGCCGATCCGGGCACGGCCGACCTGATCGAGGCCTGGGCGCGTGCGCGCCGGCTCGACCGCGCCGGCACCATCGGCTTCACCGACGCGCTGATCCGCGTCTTCGCCAACGAAACGGCCCCGCTGCGTGCGCTGCGCGGCGCCGGTCTGTTCGCGCTCGACCTGTGCCCGCCGGCGCGCGCCTTCATCGCGCGGCGCATGATGTTCGGCGCGCGCGCCTGGCCGTAG
- the pepP gene encoding Xaa-Pro aminopeptidase, producing MDTATELSAPDIAPFLRRREILVNRMQAAGGGVAVLATAPERTRNRDTHYPYRHDSYFHYLSGFGEPEAIMVLVADANPRAILFCREKDLERETWDGRRWGPEAAREAFGFDEAHPVATFDEKLPELLVDQPLLWCGFGYDDAWDARITRALNAVRAKTRAGCTAPHSMRDVLAELDEMRLVKDASELDIMGRAARISSAAHCRAMRASRPGRFEYEIEAELLHAFRSAGSQAPAYPSIVASGPNACILHYVENDRRMADGDLLLIDAGCELDGYASDITRTFPVGGRFSGAQREIYDLVLAAQHAARAEIHPGNHWNAPHEAAVRVLAQGMIDLGLLAGALDDVIENGDYRRFYMHRTGHWLGRDVHDAGEYKKDGDWRPLLPGMVLTVEPGCYIRPADDVPEAFWNIGVRIEDDAVVTAGGCEYLTDDVPREASEIEALMRDGGHD from the coding sequence ATGGATACTGCAACCGAACTCTCCGCCCCCGACATCGCGCCGTTCTTGAGACGGCGCGAAATCCTCGTCAACCGCATGCAGGCGGCCGGCGGCGGCGTGGCGGTGCTCGCGACCGCGCCCGAGCGCACGCGCAACCGCGACACCCACTACCCGTATCGCCATGACAGCTATTTCCACTACCTGAGCGGCTTCGGCGAACCGGAAGCGATCATGGTGCTGGTCGCCGACGCGAACCCGCGCGCGATCCTGTTCTGTCGCGAAAAGGATCTCGAACGCGAAACCTGGGACGGCCGACGCTGGGGCCCGGAGGCCGCGCGCGAAGCCTTCGGCTTCGACGAGGCCCACCCGGTGGCCACCTTCGACGAAAAACTGCCCGAGTTGCTCGTCGACCAGCCCCTGCTGTGGTGCGGCTTCGGCTACGACGACGCCTGGGACGCGCGCATCACGCGCGCGCTCAACGCCGTGCGTGCCAAGACCCGCGCCGGCTGCACCGCGCCGCACAGCATGCGCGACGTGCTCGCCGAGCTCGACGAGATGCGCCTGGTCAAGGACGCCTCGGAGCTGGACATCATGGGGCGCGCCGCGCGCATCTCGAGTGCGGCGCACTGCCGCGCGATGCGCGCGAGCCGCCCGGGCCGCTTCGAGTACGAGATCGAAGCCGAACTGCTGCACGCCTTCCGCAGCGCCGGCAGCCAGGCGCCGGCCTACCCGTCCATCGTCGCCAGCGGCCCCAACGCCTGCATCCTGCACTACGTCGAGAACGACCGCCGCATGGCGGACGGCGACCTGCTGCTGATCGACGCCGGCTGCGAACTCGACGGCTACGCCTCGGACATCACGCGCACCTTTCCGGTGGGCGGGCGTTTTTCCGGCGCACAGCGCGAGATCTACGATCTGGTGCTCGCCGCCCAGCACGCGGCCAGGGCCGAGATCCATCCCGGCAATCACTGGAACGCGCCGCACGAGGCCGCGGTGCGCGTGCTCGCACAGGGCATGATCGATCTGGGCCTGCTCGCCGGCGCGCTCGACGACGTGATCGAGAACGGCGACTACCGCCGCTTCTACATGCACCGCACCGGCCACTGGCTGGGCCGCGACGTGCACGACGCGGGCGAGTACAAGAAGGACGGCGACTGGCGGCCGCTGCTGCCGGGCATGGTGCTGACGGTCGAGCCGGGCTGCTACATCCGCCCCGCCGATGACGTGCCCGAGGCCTTCTGGAACATCGGCGTGCGCATCGAGGACGATGCCGTGGTCACGGCCGGGGGCTGCGAATACCTCACCGACGACGTGCCGCGCGAAGCCAGCGAAATCGAAGCGCTGATGCGCGATGGCGGGCATGACTGA
- the murU gene encoding N-acetylmuramate alpha-1-phosphate uridylyltransferase MurU, with protein MRAMILAAGRGERMRPLTDTVPKPLLEVGGKPLIVWQIEALARAGLCDIVINHAWLGECIEAALGDGGRFGVRLRYSPEGEALESAGGIARALPLLVDGDPAAGEVFAVVSGDIFCAYDYRRLLPVAATMAGAAQPHMHLVMVPNPPFHPDGDFALDADGRLSLDGAARLTFGNIGLYDSRSFIDIPPDTRAALSPYYRAAIAAGRATGERYDGPWENVGTPEQLADLDRRLRATPA; from the coding sequence ATGCGCGCCATGATCCTCGCGGCCGGCCGCGGCGAGCGCATGCGCCCGCTCACCGACACCGTGCCCAAGCCCTTGCTCGAGGTCGGTGGCAAGCCGCTCATCGTGTGGCAGATCGAGGCACTGGCGCGCGCCGGCCTGTGTGACATCGTGATCAACCACGCCTGGCTGGGCGAGTGCATCGAGGCCGCGCTGGGTGACGGCGGCCGCTTCGGCGTGCGGCTGCGCTACTCGCCCGAAGGCGAAGCGCTGGAGAGCGCGGGCGGCATCGCCCGCGCGCTGCCGCTGCTGGTCGACGGTGATCCGGCGGCGGGCGAGGTCTTCGCGGTGGTCTCCGGCGACATCTTCTGCGCCTACGACTACCGCCGCCTGCTACCGGTCGCCGCGACCATGGCCGGCGCCGCGCAGCCGCACATGCATCTGGTGATGGTGCCCAATCCGCCGTTTCACCCCGACGGCGACTTCGCACTGGACGCCGACGGCCGCCTGTCGCTCGATGGCGCAGCGCGCCTGACCTTCGGCAACATCGGGCTGTACGACAGCCGCAGCTTCATCGACATCCCGCCCGACACACGCGCGGCGCTGAGCCCCTACTACCGTGCAGCGATCGCCGCCGGACGTGCAACCGGCGAGCGCTATGACGGTCCATGGGAAAACGTCGGCACGCCCGAACAACTCGCCGATCTCGACCGCCGGCTGCGCGCCACACCTGCATGA
- a CDS encoding aminoglycoside phosphotransferase family protein, with protein MQRRAQLDSWLATTLPGRRLELAPASADASFRRYYRVSLPDEGETLIVMDAPPEHEDCRPWLAVAALFAEAGAHVPQVHAEDVEQGFILMSDLGDTTYLQVLNADNAAHLYADALGALIAIQGASRPGVLPEYSRELLEREMRLFDQWYVERHHGVSLTETERAALEKVYARVLDTNLAEPQVFVHRDYHSRNLMHLAGVANPGIVDFQDAVFGPITYDLVSLFKDAYIRWDEEFELDLLIRYWEAARGLGLPVRDDFPEFHRDYEWMGVQRHLKVLGIFARLAIRDGKRRYLDDMPVVLHHLRRVCVRYAELRPLARLLERLAPEPMTVGYTF; from the coding sequence GTGCAACGACGCGCCCAACTCGATTCCTGGCTCGCCACCACCCTGCCCGGCCGACGTCTCGAACTCGCGCCGGCCTCGGCCGACGCGAGCTTTCGCCGCTACTACCGCGTCTCGCTGCCCGACGAGGGCGAGACCCTGATCGTCATGGACGCCCCGCCCGAACACGAGGACTGCCGCCCGTGGCTGGCCGTGGCCGCCCTGTTCGCCGAGGCTGGCGCGCACGTGCCGCAGGTTCATGCCGAGGATGTCGAACAGGGCTTCATCCTGATGTCGGACCTGGGCGATACCACCTACCTGCAGGTGCTCAACGCCGACAACGCCGCCCATCTTTACGCCGACGCGCTGGGCGCGCTGATCGCGATCCAGGGCGCCAGCCGCCCCGGCGTGCTGCCCGAGTATTCGCGCGAACTGCTCGAGCGCGAGATGCGCCTGTTCGACCAGTGGTATGTCGAACGGCATCACGGGGTGAGCCTCACCGAGACCGAGCGCGCCGCACTGGAGAAGGTGTACGCTCGCGTTCTCGACACCAATCTGGCCGAACCGCAAGTATTCGTGCACCGCGACTACCATTCGCGCAATCTCATGCATCTGGCCGGCGTCGCGAATCCGGGCATCGTGGACTTCCAGGACGCCGTCTTCGGGCCGATCACCTACGACCTGGTGTCGCTGTTCAAGGATGCCTATATCCGCTGGGACGAGGAATTCGAACTCGATCTGCTGATCCGCTACTGGGAGGCCGCGCGCGGCCTGGGTCTGCCGGTGCGCGACGACTTCCCGGAGTTTCACCGCGACTACGAATGGATGGGGGTGCAGCGCCATCTCAAGGTACTGGGGATCTTCGCGCGGCTGGCGATACGCGACGGCAAGCGGCGCTACCTCGACGACATGCCGGTGGTACTCCACCACCTGCGCCGCGTGTGTGTGCGCTATGCCGAACTCCGGCCGCTGGCGCGCCTGCTCGAACGGCTCGCACCCGAGCCGATGACGGTGGGCTATACGTTTTGA
- a CDS encoding LPS-assembly protein LptD, giving the protein MSLLILCFPGLTNAGALAPLRVDPSLLGGRAASPAAASAAAGEAVSVKPELSDGETTVRATSIRGLRTVEVVAEGEAEIVRDDFRLAANRLTYNELTDEVVAEGDVLLQRGEDRLESPRGNLVLYERVGQFESPEYSFVIPSRSEEAPGRTIVGRGRADRISLEGENQFRAEGATWTTCKPDSEDWFIRAEEIELDFDRQVGTARGSSLVFMDVPLLYWPRMSFPLAEQRQSGFLVPSVAASNKTGFDVTVPYYWNIAPNYDATIVPRVMSRRGLQLGAEFRYLTPTYNGQTRIEWLPQDRVTGEARGLGSVQHAHALTQRLHASVNLNAVTDDQYFEDLSSTLQVSSRRNLLREGRLDYRGDWWQASMLAQGYQNLRDDEPYQRLPQFVVSAYRDDLPGGAEFIFDSEVVNFRHSDDAFIDGRRYNLYPQLALPFVRPGWFVKPKIGFHYTSYDLDDPVMPGGATSITRSLPIFSVDSGMVFERDSNLFGRAFQQTLEPRLYYVNIPYEDQSEIPVFDTARYDFGFAQIFTENRYAGIDRIGDANQITAALTSRFIESDSGIERMRVTVGQRYHLEDRRVALPGESLSNFGRTDVLAAFSGRISRSISLDAAMQYNPENQNTQRTNVRVRFQPERNKVFNIGYRFSRDVLRDIDVSAQWPLGGRWYGVGRVTRSIDENRITEALAGLEYVSTCGCWAVRTAVHRFAITPDDVTNAFFLQLQLTGLGGIGPSPVNLLKRSVPGYGMINESVSDPWFGP; this is encoded by the coding sequence GTGTCGCTGCTGATTCTGTGTTTCCCGGGCCTGACCAATGCCGGTGCACTCGCTCCCCTGCGGGTCGACCCGTCCCTGCTCGGGGGTCGGGCCGCCTCGCCTGCCGCGGCCAGTGCAGCGGCAGGCGAGGCGGTCTCGGTCAAGCCCGAACTGAGCGACGGCGAAACCACGGTGCGTGCGACCAGCATCCGCGGCTTGCGCACTGTCGAGGTCGTCGCCGAAGGCGAGGCCGAGATCGTGCGCGACGACTTCAGGCTTGCCGCCAATCGCCTGACCTACAACGAACTCACAGACGAGGTCGTCGCCGAGGGCGATGTCCTCCTGCAGCGCGGCGAGGATCGCCTCGAGAGTCCGCGCGGCAACCTCGTGCTGTACGAGCGCGTGGGTCAGTTCGAATCCCCCGAATACAGCTTCGTGATTCCCTCGCGCTCGGAAGAGGCGCCAGGGCGCACCATCGTCGGCCGTGGCCGGGCGGATCGCATCAGTCTCGAAGGCGAGAACCAGTTCCGTGCCGAAGGCGCGACCTGGACCACCTGCAAGCCCGACAGCGAGGACTGGTTCATTCGCGCCGAGGAGATCGAACTCGATTTCGACCGCCAGGTCGGCACGGCCCGTGGCTCTTCGCTGGTGTTCATGGACGTGCCGCTGCTGTACTGGCCGCGCATGAGCTTTCCGCTCGCCGAGCAGCGCCAGTCGGGCTTCCTGGTGCCGTCGGTGGCGGCGTCGAACAAGACCGGCTTCGACGTGACCGTGCCCTATTACTGGAACATCGCGCCCAACTACGATGCCACCATCGTGCCGCGCGTGATGAGCCGGCGCGGCCTGCAGCTGGGCGCCGAATTCCGCTACCTGACGCCGACCTACAACGGCCAGACCCGCATCGAATGGCTGCCGCAGGACCGCGTCACCGGCGAGGCCAGGGGGCTGGGCTCGGTGCAGCATGCGCACGCGCTGACGCAACGCCTGCATGCCTCGGTGAACCTCAACGCGGTCACCGACGACCAGTACTTCGAGGATCTGAGTTCCACGCTGCAGGTTTCCTCGCGGCGCAACCTGCTGCGCGAGGGGCGGCTGGACTACCGCGGCGACTGGTGGCAGGCCTCGATGCTGGCGCAGGGCTACCAGAACCTGCGCGATGACGAGCCCTACCAGCGCCTGCCGCAGTTCGTGGTGTCGGCCTACCGCGACGATCTGCCCGGCGGCGCGGAGTTCATCTTCGACAGCGAAGTGGTCAATTTCCGCCACTCGGATGACGCCTTCATCGACGGGCGGCGCTACAACCTCTACCCGCAGCTGGCGCTGCCCTTCGTGCGTCCGGGCTGGTTCGTCAAGCCCAAGATCGGCTTCCACTACACCAGCTACGATCTGGACGACCCGGTGATGCCGGGCGGGGCGACCTCGATCACGCGTTCGCTGCCGATCTTCTCGGTCGACAGCGGCATGGTCTTCGAGCGCGACTCGAACCTCTTCGGCCGGGCCTTCCAGCAGACGCTGGAGCCGCGCCTGTACTACGTCAACATCCCCTACGAGGACCAGAGCGAGATTCCGGTCTTCGACACGGCGCGCTACGACTTCGGCTTCGCGCAGATCTTCACCGAGAACCGCTACGCGGGCATCGACCGCATCGGCGACGCCAACCAGATCACGGCCGCGCTGACCTCGCGCTTCATCGAGTCCGACAGCGGCATCGAGCGCATGCGCGTGACCGTCGGCCAGCGCTATCATCTGGAAGACCGGCGCGTCGCGCTGCCGGGCGAGTCGCTCAGCAACTTCGGCCGTACCGACGTGCTGGCCGCCTTCTCCGGGCGCATCTCGCGCAGCATCTCGCTCGACGCGGCCATGCAGTACAACCCCGAAAACCAGAACACGCAGCGCACCAACGTGCGCGTGCGCTTCCAGCCCGAGCGCAACAAGGTGTTCAATATCGGTTATCGCTTCTCGCGCGACGTGCTGCGCGACATCGACGTCTCCGCGCAGTGGCCGCTGGGCGGTCGCTGGTATGGTGTGGGTCGCGTGACGCGCTCGATCGACGAGAACCGCATCACCGAGGCGCTGGCCGGCCTCGAGTACGTGAGCACCTGCGGTTGCTGGGCCGTGCGCACCGCGGTCCATCGTTTCGCGATCACCCCGGACGACGTGACCAACGCCTTCTTCCTGCAACTGCAACTCACCGGTCTGGGTGGAATCGGCCCGAGTCCGGTGAATCTGCTCAAGCGCAGCGTGCCCGGCTACGGCATGATCAACGAATCGGTCTCCGACCCCTGGTTCGGCCCGTGA
- a CDS encoding peptidylprolyl isomerase — MHRFIALVLLPLAFAVAADALAQRAIPADRIVAVVNDEAVTATQLRDAMERVVGQLRRQGVDLPPREVLEDQVLERLVLERAQLQLARENGITVDEATMQRAITRIGDNAGLNEEELREALRRDGLSWERFREDLRKEILITRLREREVDSRIVVTEAEIDNYLANAPEPQESERELLVAHILLRVAEDAGEEEVAAAQRTAADILERHAAGEAFQQLAIEFSDAPDARDGGVIGWRQPERLPALFAEAVEGLARGDVSEVLRSAAGLHIVKLVDTRGGPEGDQVEQTRARHILMRTTEVLPDAEVRARLEGLRERIVVGGESFEDLAKVHSDDLSAARGGDLGWILPGDTVPEFERAMDALEPGEVSEPVRSPFGWHLIQVVERRVQDVSEDRLRAQARNALRQRKSDEAYESWLRELRDTAYIDIRLLRD; from the coding sequence ATGCATCGATTTATCGCCCTCGTCCTCCTGCCGCTCGCCTTCGCGGTGGCGGCCGACGCCCTCGCGCAGCGCGCGATTCCGGCCGACCGCATCGTCGCCGTGGTCAACGACGAGGCCGTCACCGCCACGCAGCTGCGCGATGCGATGGAGCGCGTCGTCGGCCAGTTGCGTCGTCAGGGCGTCGATCTGCCACCGCGCGAAGTGCTCGAAGACCAGGTTCTGGAGCGGCTCGTCCTGGAACGTGCGCAACTGCAGCTGGCGCGCGAGAACGGCATCACCGTCGATGAAGCGACCATGCAGCGCGCGATCACGCGCATCGGCGACAACGCCGGCCTGAACGAGGAGGAACTGCGCGAAGCGCTGCGCCGCGACGGCCTCAGCTGGGAGCGCTTTCGCGAAGACCTGCGCAAGGAGATCCTGATCACGCGTTTGCGCGAGCGCGAGGTCGACAGCCGCATCGTCGTCACCGAAGCGGAAATCGACAACTACCTGGCCAACGCGCCTGAACCGCAGGAGAGCGAGCGCGAACTGCTGGTCGCCCACATCCTGCTGCGCGTGGCCGAGGACGCCGGCGAGGAAGAAGTCGCCGCGGCGCAGCGCACGGCCGCCGACATCCTCGAACGGCACGCCGCCGGCGAGGCCTTCCAGCAACTGGCCATCGAGTTCTCCGATGCGCCCGATGCGCGCGATGGTGGCGTCATCGGCTGGCGTCAGCCCGAGCGCCTGCCGGCCCTGTTTGCCGAGGCGGTCGAGGGGCTGGCGCGCGGCGACGTCTCCGAAGTGCTGCGCAGCGCCGCCGGCCTGCACATCGTCAAGCTCGTCGACACGCGCGGCGGCCCGGAAGGCGATCAGGTCGAGCAGACCCGGGCGCGCCACATCCTGATGCGCACCACCGAAGTGCTGCCCGATGCCGAAGTGCGCGCCCGCCTGGAGGGGCTGCGCGAGCGCATCGTCGTCGGCGGCGAGAGTTTCGAGGACCTGGCCAAGGTCCATTCGGACGACCTGTCGGCCGCACGCGGTGGCGATCTGGGCTGGATCCTGCCGGGCGACACCGTGCCGGAATTCGAACGCGCGATGGACGCGCTCGAGCCCGGCGAAGTCAGCGAACCCGTGCGCTCGCCCTTCGGCTGGCACCTGATCCAGGTCGTCGAGCGTCGCGTGCAGGATGTCAGCGAAGACCGCCTGCGCGCCCAGGCGCGCAACGCGCTGCGCCAGCGCAAGTCCGACGAGGCCTACGAGAGCTGGCTGCGCGAGTTGCGCGATACCGCCTACATCGACATCCGGCTGCTGCGCGACTGA
- the pdxA gene encoding 4-hydroxythreonine-4-phosphate dehydrogenase PdxA — MVDSQPIVAVTAGEPAGIGPELCAHLALRDWGVHPVVLGDAGLIESRLGPLDRKLRVREWQPGSVGEAGTLDVLHLPLARACHPGRVDAANAAHVLAMLDRATDGCMSGEFAAMVTAPVHKAVINEAGIAFSGHTEYLAERTGTPRVVMMLVGGGLRVALVTTHLPLSAVPAAITPAVLEDTLRILHRDLRARFGLEEPRILVAGLNPHAGEGGHMGREEIDIIEPVLARLRAEGMQLHGPLPADTVFVPHTLERGDAVLAMYHDQGLPVLKYASFGGGVNITLGLPIVRTSVDHGTALDLAGTGRADPGSLFAAMQLAVDIVGRGHG; from the coding sequence ATGGTCGACTCGCAGCCAATCGTCGCCGTCACCGCCGGCGAGCCGGCCGGCATCGGGCCGGAACTGTGCGCGCATCTGGCGCTGCGCGACTGGGGCGTGCATCCGGTGGTGCTCGGCGATGCCGGCCTGATCGAATCCCGCCTGGGCCCGCTCGACCGCAAGCTGCGGGTGCGGGAATGGCAACCGGGCAGCGTCGGCGAGGCTGGCACGCTCGACGTGTTGCACCTGCCGCTGGCGCGCGCCTGCCATCCAGGGCGCGTCGATGCGGCCAACGCTGCACACGTGCTCGCCATGCTCGACCGCGCCACCGACGGCTGTATGTCGGGCGAATTCGCCGCGATGGTCACCGCGCCGGTGCACAAGGCGGTCATCAACGAGGCCGGTATCGCCTTCTCCGGCCATACCGAATATCTCGCCGAGCGCACCGGGACGCCGCGCGTGGTGATGATGCTGGTCGGCGGTGGCCTGCGCGTGGCGCTGGTCACCACCCATCTGCCGCTGTCCGCCGTGCCGGCAGCGATCACGCCGGCCGTGCTGGAAGACACGCTGCGCATCCTGCATCGTGACCTGCGCGCGCGCTTCGGGCTGGAAGAGCCGCGCATCCTCGTCGCCGGCCTCAACCCGCACGCGGGCGAGGGCGGGCACATGGGGCGCGAGGAGATCGACATCATCGAGCCGGTGCTCGCACGGCTGCGCGCCGAGGGCATGCAGTTGCACGGCCCGCTACCGGCCGACACCGTTTTTGTGCCGCACACGCTGGAGCGCGGCGACGCGGTGCTGGCGATGTACCACGACCAGGGCCTGCCGGTGCTCAAGTACGCGAGCTTCGGCGGCGGCGTGAACATCACGCTGGGTCTGCCCATCGTGCGTACCTCGGTCGATCACGGTACGGCGCTGGATCTGGCCGGCACAGGGCGTGCCGACCCGGGAAGCCTGTTCGCCGCGATGCAGCTTGCGGTCGATATCGTCGGGCGCGGTCATGGCTGA
- the rsmA gene encoding 16S rRNA (adenine(1518)-N(6)/adenine(1519)-N(6))-dimethyltransferase RsmA, with protein MAEHRARKRFGQNFLSDASVIRRIVDAIRAQPGETMVEIGPGLGAMTAPLVERLGHMHVIEIDRDLIARLKQRYAPEQLTIHEGDALAFDFAALGPDLRVVGNLPYNISTPLLFHLAGFAEGVRDMHFMLQKEVVERMVAEPDTPDYGRLSVMLQVRFAMASIFDVPPGAFRPEPRVTSSIVRMVPLPADRPAPDDEALFARIVAAAFGQRRKTLRNTLREFLTDPDFEALSIDPGLRGERLTVADYIAIANHVHRKQ; from the coding sequence ATGGCTGAGCACCGCGCGCGCAAGCGCTTCGGGCAGAACTTCCTCTCCGACGCCAGCGTCATCCGCCGCATCGTCGACGCCATCCGGGCGCAGCCGGGCGAGACCATGGTCGAGATCGGTCCCGGCCTGGGCGCGATGACCGCGCCGCTGGTCGAGCGCCTCGGCCACATGCACGTGATCGAGATCGACCGCGACCTGATCGCCCGCCTCAAGCAACGCTACGCGCCGGAGCAACTTACCATCCACGAAGGCGATGCCCTGGCCTTCGACTTCGCCGCACTCGGCCCCGACCTGCGCGTGGTGGGCAACCTGCCCTACAACATCTCCACACCGCTGCTCTTCCACCTGGCCGGCTTCGCCGAAGGCGTGCGCGACATGCACTTCATGCTGCAGAAGGAAGTCGTCGAGCGCATGGTCGCCGAGCCCGACACGCCCGACTACGGCCGCCTGTCGGTGATGCTGCAGGTGCGCTTCGCGATGGCCAGCATCTTCGACGTCCCCCCCGGCGCCTTCCGCCCCGAGCCCAGGGTCACCTCCAGCATCGTGCGCATGGTCCCGCTGCCTGCGGATCGCCCCGCGCCCGACGACGAGGCGCTATTCGCCCGCATCGTCGCCGCCGCCTTCGGCCAACGCCGCAAGACCCTGCGCAACACCCTGCGCGAATTCCTCACCGACCCCGACTTCGAAGCCCTGTCCATCGACCCCGGCCTGCGCGGCGAACGCCTCACCGTCGCCGACTACATCGCGATCGCGAACCACGTTCATCGCAAGCAATGA
- a CDS encoding IS110 family RNA-guided transposase yields the protein MKITRLGIDLAKQVFQLHGVDERGHRVLRRQVRRAQLLEYLARLEPCLIGMEACAGAHHWARRLRELGHDVRLIAPQFVKPYVRGNKNDANDAEAICEAVGRPDMRFVRIKTVAQQDIQALHRVRSERVTSRTALVNQIRGLVGEYGIAIAQGVRQVRVALPVLIENADERLSEAFVQILSEQYDDLVALDERIARLDAQIERIAREDGAARRLMSLRGVGPITATALVASLGDGRQFARARQASAWAGIVPAQHASGGKQRLLGISKRGDAYVRTLLIHGARSVIKNCAHKDDALSCWVQALCARRNKNVAAVALANKTLRMAWALLVRGGEYDPEHARTRTEEPVGVA from the coding sequence ATGAAGATTACGCGCCTTGGCATTGATCTGGCAAAGCAGGTGTTTCAGTTGCATGGGGTGGATGAGCGGGGTCATCGGGTGTTGCGCCGTCAGGTACGGCGGGCGCAGCTGCTGGAGTATCTGGCGCGTCTTGAGCCGTGCCTGATCGGGATGGAGGCGTGCGCCGGTGCGCACCACTGGGCGCGGCGCCTGCGCGAGCTGGGCCATGATGTGCGGCTCATTGCGCCGCAATTTGTGAAGCCGTACGTGCGTGGCAACAAGAACGATGCCAACGACGCGGAGGCGATCTGCGAAGCGGTGGGTCGTCCGGACATGCGCTTTGTGCGCATCAAGACGGTGGCGCAGCAGGACATTCAGGCGCTGCACCGGGTGCGCAGCGAGCGGGTGACCTCACGCACGGCGCTGGTCAATCAGATTCGCGGCCTGGTGGGCGAGTACGGGATTGCGATCGCACAAGGGGTCAGGCAGGTACGGGTGGCGCTGCCCGTGCTGATCGAGAACGCAGACGAGCGGCTCAGCGAGGCGTTCGTGCAGATTCTGTCGGAACAGTACGACGATCTGGTCGCGCTCGATGAGCGCATCGCCCGGCTCGACGCACAGATCGAGCGCATCGCGCGCGAGGATGGGGCCGCGCGACGGCTGATGAGTTTGCGCGGAGTGGGCCCGATCACCGCCACCGCGCTGGTGGCCAGCTTGGGCGATGGCCGTCAGTTCGCCCGGGCGCGCCAGGCCAGTGCCTGGGCGGGGATCGTGCCAGCGCAGCACGCGAGCGGGGGCAAGCAGCGCCTGCTGGGCATCAGCAAGCGCGGTGACGCGTATGTGCGCACCTTGCTTATCCACGGCGCGCGCTCGGTGATCAAGAACTGCGCGCACAAGGACGATGCGTTGAGCTGTTGGGTGCAGGCGCTGTGCGCGCGACGCAACAAGAACGTGGCCGCGGTGGCGCTGGCCAACAAGACGCTACGCATGGCCTGGGCGTTGTTGGTGCGAGGCGGTGAGTACGATCCGGAGCATGCACGAACACGGACCGAAGAGCCTGTGGGTGTGGCGTGA